A single region of the Nomia melanderi isolate GNS246 chromosome 12, iyNomMela1, whole genome shotgun sequence genome encodes:
- the LOC116426356 gene encoding LOW QUALITY PROTEIN: uncharacterized protein LOC116426356 (The sequence of the model RefSeq protein was modified relative to this genomic sequence to represent the inferred CDS: deleted 4 bases in 2 codons; substituted 1 base at 1 genomic stop codon) has protein sequence MQVCDGNPVEKAEKGPDAWCAKARSRCTARFLQQSTMNGLKTFAIXRDCNITRAGTFPYPWRKEAPVRDRELLRALSKALEFEGDKYDQRPHTSSIIPAIDHNELTILTQDSSVSFLVTIKRPCSVVSDMIAFEKLCPNKFTEYQYFCMRRTLQNCPQI, from the exons GTATGCGACGGTAACCCTGTGGAAAAGGCTGAAAAGGGACCAGATGCCTGGTGTGCAAAGGCCCGTAGTAGGTGTACTGCT CGGTTCCTTCAGCAATCAACAATGAACGGATTGAAAACGTTTGCAATCTAACGAGACTGCAATATAACACGTGCAGGCACTTTTCCTTACCCTTGGAGGAAGGAAGCCCCTGTACGAGATCGAGAATTATTACGAGCACTTTCCAAAGC ATTGGAATTTGAAGGTGACAAGTAC GACCAACGCCCACATACTTCAAGTATCATTCCAGCCATCGATCATAATGAATTAACGATTCTGACGCAAGACagttctgtttcttttttagtAACTATCAAACGTCCGTGTTCAGTCGTATCTGATATGATCGCGTTCGAAAAATTATGCCCAAATAAATTCACCGAATATCAATATTTCTGCATGCGGCGCACTTTACAAAATTGCCCGCagatatga